A stretch of Leptodactylus fuscus isolate aLepFus1 unplaced genomic scaffold, aLepFus1.hap2 HAP2_SCAFFOLD_1282, whole genome shotgun sequence DNA encodes these proteins:
- the LOC142187005 gene encoding prestin-like: MLLPFFFSSQYRILGQIPNTDIYCDIEEYEEIKEYPGMKIFQANTSLYFANSDLYVSALKKKTGIDPGAILIAKKKAQKRHAKEMKKSTKNERRAVLKLTNDVEMAVKHELMNDDSATDSGNVKNGSADRNLQNSPSEEFEYFMSPVSNTHSIILDFTPVNFIDSVGVKTLKSIIKEYKEIGVDILIAGCNGLVVQDLTRLHFFDKSLRRDILFHSIHDAVIYCRFRASSLALASSEEQVLSSDTLSQA; encoded by the exons ATGTTATTGCCTTTCTTTTTCAGTTCACAATACAGAATTCTTGGACAGATTCCAAATACGGATATATACTGTGATatagaggaatatgaggag ATTAAAGAATACCCAGGAATGAAGATATTCCAGGCCAACACATCTTTATACTTTGCCAACAGTGATCTCTATGTCTCTGCTTTGAAGAAAAAG ACTGGAATTGATCCTGGCGCAATATTGATTGCAAAGAAAAAGGCTCAGAAGAGACATGCCAAAGAAATGAAGAAATCTACTAAAAATGAAAGAAGAGCAGTTCTAAAGCTT ACTAATGATGTGGAGATGGCTGTGAAACATGAACTGATGAATGATGATTCTGCCACAGACTCAGGAAATGTGAAAAATGGATCAGCTGATAGAAACCTGCAAAATTCACCATCTGAAGAGTTTGAGTATTTCATGAGTCCAGTCTCCAACACCCATTCAATTATTCTGGATTTCACTCCTGTCAACTTCATAGATTCAGTGGGAGTGAAAACTCTAAAATCT ATAATTAAAGAATACAAGGAAATCGGTGTTGACATCCTCATAGCTGGTTGTAATG GACTGGTTGTACAAGATTTGACCAGGTTACATTTCTTTGACAAGTCTTTAAGAAGAGATATTTTGTTCCACAGTATTCATGATGCTGTGATCTACTGCAGGTTTAGGGCATCCTCCTTGGCTCTCGCCTCCTCTGAAGAGCAAGTCCTCAGCTCAGACACACTAAGCCAGGCCTGA